In the Terriglobales bacterium genome, CATCTACGCGGTGGGCGACATCGTGGCCGGCATGCCGCAACTGGCGCACGCCGGCTCCATGGAGGGCATCGTCGCCGTCTCCAGGATCGCGGGCAAGCCGGCGAAGCCGGTCAAGCGCGAACTCATCCCCGGCTGCACCTACTGCGAGCCGCAGATCGGCTCGGTGGGATTGACCGAGGCGGCCGCGCGCGAAAAGAAGCTCGACATCAAGGTGGGCAAGTTCCCCTTCGCGGGGAATTCGAAGGCGACCATCGTGGGCGCACATGAGGGATTCGTGAAGGTGGTCGCGGGCGCGAAGTACGGCGAGATCCTGGGCGTCCACATCATCGGCCCCGGAGCGACGGAGATGGTCTCCGAGGCGGTGACCGCGATGGAGAACGAGAGCACCATCGAGGAAATGATGTTCACCGTCCACGCCCATCCCACGCTCTACGAGGCGATGGGCGACGCCTTCGCTAGCGTGTACGGGATGGCAATCAACGCATAGAAGTGGTCATCAGCATCGTCCAACTCGGCCGGGTCGATTACGCCACCGCTACCCGCTTGCAACAGACGCTGGTGGACCTGCGCAAGCAGCGGCGGATCACCGACACGCTGCTGCTGCTGGAGCATCCGCCTGTGATCACGCTGGGGCGCAACGCCACCCGCAAGAACATCACCGCATCGGATGAGCAGATGCGGCGCGCCGGCGTCGAGATCTTTGAATGCGACCGTGGAGGCGACGTGACCTACCACGGGCCGGGACAGCTCGTCGGCTATCCCATCTTCGACCTGCGCGACCGGCTTCGGCGCATGGGCGCTGTGGATTACGTGCGCCACCTGGAAGAGGCGCTGATCCGCACCTGCGCTGACTTCGGCGTCGCCGCCAGGCGGGTCAAGGGACTGACCGGTGTGTGGACCTTCGAAGGCGAGGCGAAGATCGCCGCCATTGGGGTGCACATCTCACGCGGAGTCACCTCCCATGGATTCGCGCTGAATGTGACCACCGACCTCGACCACTTCCAGCTGATCGTGCCCTGCGGCATCGCCGACAAGCCCGTGACTTCGCTGCACAAGGCGATCGCGGAACTCGATCCCGGGCGGGCCGTGCCAGGCATCGACGACGTCGCCACGGTCGTGGTCCGCAATTTCGGCAAGGTATTTGAATCTCAGGTGCTGTGGGTGGATACTCTCGACGCGCTGGTGGGACGGGCGGTGGGAGTCCCGCTGCAGGAGCCCGCGGGACTCAAGGCGCTGCACGGCAACGACACTTCCCTGGCCTAGGATCCGATGTCCAAGAAAACCAAGAAAGACGGGCATAAGCCGCAGAAGCCGAAGCAGAACCTGAACGACCTGAACCTGACCGCCTATCGGGCCAGCACGGTGCCGGTGCGGGCGCATAATTTCGGTAGAGAGGCCCGTCAGGACGTCTCGGTACGGAGCAATGGCGGAGACGCCCTTACGGGCGTCTCTACTGCGCCCGTCCGCACCGCTCGCTACGGCATCCCCGATTGGCGGCTGGAAGTGCCGGATTTCCAACTCCGCCAGACAACTAAGAACGGCGAGATCTGCTGGGAGGTGACCGGGAAGCTCGACGGGCCCGCGCCGCCCATCCGCGAATCGAAGTATCTGAGCCGCGAGCAGTCGATCGAGATCTACCGCTGGATGCACCTGAACCGGCGCATGGAGACCGCGCTCGAGAACCTCTACAAACAGGGCAAGGTGGTCGGCGGGGTGTACTTCGGGCTGGGGCAGGAAGCGTGCTCGTGCGCGTCGGCGTAT is a window encoding:
- the lipB gene encoding lipoyl(octanoyl) transferase LipB, which codes for MVISIVQLGRVDYATATRLQQTLVDLRKQRRITDTLLLLEHPPVITLGRNATRKNITASDEQMRRAGVEIFECDRGGDVTYHGPGQLVGYPIFDLRDRLRRMGAVDYVRHLEEALIRTCADFGVAARRVKGLTGVWTFEGEAKIAAIGVHISRGVTSHGFALNVTTDLDHFQLIVPCGIADKPVTSLHKAIAELDPGRAVPGIDDVATVVVRNFGKVFESQVLWVDTLDALVGRAVGVPLQEPAGLKALHGNDTSLA